The genome window CCGTGCACCTGCCCCCTCCTGGTCCCTGTGCCAGGCAGGGGGGCAGCCTGTTGGCTCCTGCAGGGCCCTGAAGCACGACAACCTGCTCCAGTGTCTGGCCCAGTGCGCAGAGGTGACGCCCTACCTTCTGGTCATGGAGTTCTGCCCCATGGTGAGTGGCTGCCCACTACCACCTCTGCCACCAAGCTAGGGGCCCCCTAACTCCCTGGTTCCCAGGAGCAACCACTGTCAGCAGGGGTGGGGACTGTTAGTCCTAGGCCAGGCAGGAGGCTGACATCTCTTTCACCTCTTGGGGCGTCTTTACTGCATGTCATCCCTGAGGGCCACCAGCAATCTGGACCCTGCTGTCCAGCTGCCTCCCTAGGTGGCCATGACCTCTATGGCTTCCCTGGCATGTGGGGAGGGGCTCCCTTGCACTGGATGGGGTCAACAGCTTGGGGAGGAACCTGTGACCTCGGGCCACCTTCCTGGGGTCTGTCCTGTTCAGCGTCCTGCTTAGTTGTGCCATGTGGGGTCTGTTCTGGGTGGCCACAGCATGTGTGGACTGACTGGTTATGGGGCTGCCCCTCTTGGCAGGGGGATCTCAAGGGTTACCTGCGGAGCTGCCGAGTGGCTGAGTCCATGGCACCtgaccccctgaccctgcagcgCATGGCCTGTGAGGTGTCCTGCGGTGTCCTACACCTGCACCGCCATAACTATGTGCACAGGTGAGGGCTGTGGGGATCCTTCTTGGGCTGAGGGGAGACCCTCCCCTGACACAGCCTCTGGGGACCACTGCCCAAAGGAGCTCCACCAACTATCCAGAGGACCAGGATGGGCATACTATCTGCTGTCTGTGGGTGCCCAGAGAGAGAGCGTGTGGCTGTCCTCTGGCCCCAAGGTAGTGCCTCCAGCTGCTGGCACTTCCTCCTGGTCCCCTGCTCCAGTCCCCAGGGAGATGGTGctgtcctcctcctgctctgtccCCTGAGGTCGGCGAGCCAGCCAGCGTGGGGTCCCCAGAAGACGTGGCCATGGACATGGCCGTCCTCCCCAACAACATCCTGGTGCTGAGTGATGATCAACAACTCCAGCATCAGTGATTTTGTTGCAGAGGGCAGCTGCTAGCCTCCCGGTCTGATGCTGAGCCCTGCCTGCACCCCGAGTGCAGGCCTGTGCCCCCCATCTGTGTCCCCCTAGTGGCAGCCTCTGGCAGATGTGTGCTGCCCGTGTGTATGTGTCCAGGGCCCCCAACACCCCCGTGGGCACCCAGGGCTGGGTTGGAGGtagtggtggggagggagagccaTCAGGAACACTGGACCCCAGCTGCACCTTGGGTACCCCTGGGatgtggggggagggcaggaacAGAAACCTTAAGACACTTCAAACATCTGTGCACTCATGGATTCCCAGCTCCCTGGAGCCGCCCTGCTACAAGCCAAAGTGGCAGGAAAGATTTTGGGGCTGAGGAGGGGTTATACACTGGAGTCCCAGGGAAAGAGGGGGGCAGGCACTGGGATAGGTCCCAGTGGCAGCCAGACCTTGTTTACATTTTCTCTGAGACTTGTCCTTATGGATTCCCCAGTGCCTGGCCTGGAAGGCAGGGGATCaagcaggctggggtggggggctatgAGGGgtcttcccccacctgcagggcccccCAGTTGACCACCCTCCCCCCACAGTGACCTGGCCCTGAGGAACTGCCTGCTCACAGCTGACCTGACTGTCAAGGTCGGGGACTACGGCCTGTCCCACAGCAAATACAGAGTaagtgtggggggtgggaggaggtggggactggtggggcCAAGGTGACCTGTCCCTGTCTGCTGGCAGGAGGACTACTTTGTGACAGCCGACCAGCTGTGGGTGCCTCTGCGCTGGATGGCACCTGAGCTGGTGGACGAGGTGCATAGCAACCTGCTGGTGGCTGGGCAGACCAAGGCCAGCAATGTGTGGTGAGTGGGCGGGGCCCAGGGACAGGCTGGGGGCCATCTGCTGCTGCCACCAGCCCTCTGCCACTCATTCATCTGCCTGCTTCCTAGGGTGGGTGTCTTCCTGGGACAGGCCTGTGCCATCAGCTGTGACACAGCAGGGACATCTCCACTGTGTTCCTGGTCCTTGACTGGGACCCTGCTTGCATCCTGCCTGCTTCCCATTAGAGCCCAGATGTGTAACCTGCCCTGATGCCCTCTCCCTCTGATCCCACCTCTCCCCAGCTGAGCCTCCCTGCCTGTCCCCTGCTGCTTCATGGTACAGGGCTCTGAGCTGTCACCAAATCCACAGTCCTGTGTCCCAGAGCTTCATGAGGCCACTGCCCACCAGAAGTAGCCTAGGGAGGTCTGCCCACCCATGTCCTAGACAatgccctggtcccccaccttccTCAGCAGCCTCATCTCTGCCCTGGTGTCACTTACTGTGTGTTGCTATGAGGTGGGGAATGAAGGAAgtgacaaacacaaacacacagctTACAGCAAGCcggcctggcttttttttttttttttttaaatttactttcccttttggtgcccttgtttttcattgttactgatgtcatcattgttaagacaggacagagagaaatgaagagaggaggggaagacagaggggtggggagaaagatacatacctgtagacctacttcactgcctgtgaattgacccccctgcaggtggggagccgggggctcgaaacggaatccttacgctggtccttgctttgcaccacctgcgcttaacccgctgaactaccgcccgactcccccgccTGGTTTTTATGAGCCGTGCCTTCCTGGCCTGGCGGGTGGCAGGCCACACCCTGCCTGGCCACCCCCCACATGTTGCCCTGCCTACAGGTCTCTGGGTGTGACCCTGTGGGAGCTGTTTGAGCTGGGCACACAGCCCTACCCGCAGCACTCAGACCGGCAGGTGCTGGCCTACACCGTCCGGGAGCAGCAGCTCAAGCTGCCCAGACCCCAGCTGTCACCCACCCTGTCCGACCGATGGTGAGACCCCACATCTGggcttgcaggtggggggggggggtggaggcgtCCCCACCAAAGGAGGCTTCCAGTTCCCTGAGAGCCAAAATGACTCCTGAGTTGCAGGGTTCCAGCCATTTCTGGCCAGAAGGGATATGATCTCTGTACCCCAAACTGGCCAGCAGGCAGGGTGGGGTGCGCTGTAGGGAACTGCCTCCGCCCCTGGGGTTCCCTTGCTCCCTGAGCATAACTGGGGATAGACGGGGGGTCGCTTAATCAGTGGTGGTCCCTTAACCGATCCCCCTAGAACGCAGAGAGCAAACCATGCTCAGCACTGAGACAACTACGTCCTTCTCTGAGGCGGGCGTGGTCACTAGGGGGCGTGGCCTGCCGGGTGGTCGGGTGGGCGTGGCCATGTCTGATCATGGCGCGGCGTTGCCGAGTGAGCGTGGCATCACCCGACAGGGGCGTGGTCAGACATGATAGGGCGTGACCATGCCGGGTGGGTGTGGCCGCGCGTGGCTTAGCCTAGCCTCTTACAGGTACGAAGTGATGCAGTTCTGCTGGCTACAGCCGGAGCAGCGGCCCACAGCCGAGGAGGTGCACCTGCTGCTCACTTACCTGTGCACACAGGGTACATCCGAGGTGGAGGAGGACTTTGAGCGGCGCTGGCGCTCCATGCGGCCGGGCGGGGGCGGCCTGGAGTCGGCGGGGCTGGCGCTGGGGGTGGCGGGCGAGCTGGCCGCCGCATCATCCTTCCCGCTGCTGGAGCAGTTCGCGGGGGACGGCTTCCACGGCGACGGTGACGACGTGCTGACGGTGACAGAGACAAGCCGCGGCCTCAACTTCGAGTACAACTGGGAGACAGGCCGCGGGGCTGAGGCTTTTCCGCCGCTGGGGGCCGTGCACCTGCAGGAGCCGGGGGCCCTCGACGGCGCACCTCCTGGTGTGGTGCCGGTGCTCAGCGCGCACAGCCCCTCGGTGGGCAGCGAGTACTTCATCCGCCTGGAGGAGCCCGCGTCCACCGCCGGCCACCACCAAGACTGCGCTGGCTGCGCCCCCAGGCCCCGCCGAGGCTCCCAGTCTCCCTCTGACGCCGGGGACCCCGATGACGACTCAGACGGCAGTGCAAGTGCCTCGCTAGCCATGGAGCCGCTGCTGGGCCGACCGCCGCCCTCGGACGACCCCTGGGGTGGCCGCTACCTGAGAGGGAGCCTTGGCCAGCCCCCGCCTTGGCCCTCGCGCTCACCCTCCCCTGAGGCCCAGATGCTGCAGTCCCCCAGAGCTGAGGACCTTGACTGGGGCGCTGTGGCTTTCTGCCCGCCCTTTTTGGAGGACCTGCCCAGCACACCCCCCACAGAGTCCCCAGGTGGAAAGGAGCAGCGGGCAACCAGGGGCAGCAGGGCTGCCTCACACAGACACTGGACCTCCAATGTGTctgccaacaacaacagtggccaGCGCTCCCAGGAGTGCTCAGAGCCCAGCTTCTCCCGCGGCTGTGTGGACTGCTGTCCTGACTCAGAGCAGcccccctgggccagcccagagttgcaccaccccctggccatGGAGGACTCCAGAGAATCCCTCCTCAGGCTGCAGGAGGTTGTCACCTGCCTGGTCACACCGCCCTGGACAGAGGATGGGGGCCATGGAGACCCTCCAGAGCTCAGGCTTACTGAGGAAGCTGAGGGTCCCAGTGGGCCCCCACTACCCctcccatccatcccatccccatcccaggaGGGAGCCCCACTCCCCGCTGAGGAGGCTGGTGCccccaccaccctgcctgcatctCCCACACCGGCCACTGAGCCAGCTGGACCCCAGGACAGTGGCAGCAACTTGCTGGAGCTGGAGGCATCAGGCAGTGAGGACGAAGACGCCACTGAGGCCACACCTGGTATTTTTACTGACCTGTCCAGTGATGGCCCACAGCCAGAGAGGCCCAGTATGGTGCCAGCCCTGCGCTCCCTGCAGAAGCAAGCAGGCACCCCCGACTCCCTGGACTCACTGGACATCCCATCCTCTGTCAGCAGTGGTGCCTATGAGTCTTGCAGCCCCTCAGCCATGGGAACTCCTGGTGTGCAGCCCCGTGCCTTGGACAGTGGCTATGACACAGAGAATTACGAGTCCCCCGAGTTTGTGCTCAAGGAAGCACACGAGTCCGGTGAGCTGGGGGCCTTTGGGGAGCAGATCTCTGAGGGCCAGAGCCCAGGGCCCGAGACCCAGCTCTCCACACTTCCAGGCGGCCTGAATGAGAAGAACCCCTACAGAGACTCAGCCTATTTCTCTGACCTGGACACAGAGCCAGAGCTGCCCTGTGCCCCTGAGACCCCAGACCCTGAGCTGGAATTGGGGAGCCCTCAGGGCCCAGCCACAGAGTCTGAAAGGATCTCCCTGGAAGCTGGGGTGCATGAGGAGGGCCTGCCCCTGCCGCTGCCCAGAGAAGCTTCCCCAGAACCTGGCCCTGACCCCacactgccacctcccaggccccccagcccagcccaggagcTGCCAGTGGTGCCCAGCCTTGGGGGCTCCATTTTCCTGCTGAGCCCAGTCACCAGTGCAGAGAACCAGGAGGCCCCAGGCCTACTGTCACCAGTGGCGCTGCAGAACCGGATAGGTGCCCCCTCCAGAGCCCCGCTCTGCCTGGCCCTGCCTGCAGCCCCTGAGGGCAGGCCTAAGGAGGAGGACAACGACGACAGCGACGAGTCGGATGAAGAGCTTTCCTGCTACAACATGCAGGAGCCTAGCGAGGACAGCGAGGAGGAGGCGCCCGTGCCGGTGGTGGTGGCTGAGCGCCAGAGCGCACACAACCTGCGCAGCCTGCTCAAGATGCCCAGCCTGCTGACCCAGGCCTTCTGTGAGGACCTGGAGCGCAAGAAGAAAGCCGTGTCTTTCTTCGACGATGTCACCGTCTACCTCTTTGACCAGGTGCGGAGGCCTCGCTGGCAGCGGGCAGACAGGGGCTGTGGTGCTGGGCCCGGTGGCCACCATGTGCTGCTCTACCCCTGCAGGAGAGCCCAACCCGGGAGGCTGGGGAGCCTCTCCTGGCAGCCAAGGAGCCGGCACCAACCTTCTTGGCCGGATCCTCTGGAGCTCTGGGCCGACCACGCCAGGCAGACAACTCCCGAGAAGGCTGCACCGCAGAGGGTgagctgggggcggggcctgatGCTTCGACGTCACGCGGGGCGGGGCCTTCCAGACACGTGACGTCACGCACATAGGGTCACGGTGTATCATCATGAGTGGACAGGGCCTTCGGGCGAGGCTTCGGGCTGGGACTCCTCAGTGTTGTATTAGTCACGCCCCTAGGCGCTAGGTGGGTGTGTGACGCCACGAGTGACGTGAACTGGTGACGTCCTGGCCCGCGTGACCTACTCTTTGCAGGAGGAGGGTTCCCCTGGGCGGAGGACTTCCCGCTGCTGTCCGCTGAGAAGCCGCCCCTGGCCACCCCTGCACCCCCCACGCCCCCCGCTCCAGGCCTCTTCTCGCGCTTCACTGTGTCGCCCGCGCCCGCGTCCCGCTTCTCTATCACCCACGTCTCAGACCCGGACGCCTGCGCCCAGCGAGGTGAGGCTGGGGGCGCCCGGCGGGAGGGACCCCAGCAGGGACCTAGGGGGCGGGCGGGTGCCTTCACTCCTGTCCCCTGTTCcctatggggaaactgaggccccaaGAGGTCGGGACACTCCCTGAACCATGGGCTTCGGACTGGACTCTCAGCACAGCCCGATTCTGCAGGGGCCTGTCTACATGGGACTACAGCCAGTGTCCCCCAGTCGCCCGCGGACACCTCCACTTCCCATAGGAAGGAGGGCGTGGTGCATCTGCTGGCCCTGGGTGCGTGCCCTGCAGAAACAGGCCTGGGATGGTAACCCTGGCAAGGCTGGCCGCTGGGAGCTTGGGGGCAGCTATCCTGGGGCTCCGTGTGCTATCATCACCCCCTTgctcatcctcccccccccccccgtttgccAGGGCCTGCAGCGGGTGCTGAGGGCAGCTGCAAAGAGGCTTGAGGCACAGGCAAACCCCACCCAGAGGCTGACGTCACTGGAGTCCCAGCTCCAGCAGCATGGACAATAGTGACCAAGAATGAGTGGCTGCTCCCAGTGCCCGGGTTTCCTGCGCCCCCCCACCCTCCGTTGGTCAGCAAGGACACAGGCTGCCCTCTGGCTCTGGACAGAGTGAGCCCGGGGTGTCTGAGGCTGGTCTGCCCTGGATACTGGGGTTCTCTACACCCCTGGGGGCCCCAGGCAGCTATGTCCACCCTTTACTGCCCTCCAGTCTGAGGCCCAGTGATGGACTCTGAGGCTTGGGGGGGGGTCTTGCTTTTGGCAAGAGGCCCCCTGGGATAGACTCTGACACCCTCTGCCTGACCCTCCTGGTTCTGGCTTTGCTCAATGTAGGAGGGGGCCCCAGGCCCCTCACCTTGTCTGTGGCTccaagcctcccctccccccaccagctGACTCAACTGGACTTGAGTGTCCCCCCACTCTGACTGCCAAGGGAAGGGGGCCCACACCCCACGACTAGTCAGGGGCTCCTGAtgcagggatggggtgggggcaggggggacaGGGTCATGCAGGGCATATTTTTGTAATCACTGTTGTATGAGCGAATGAGAATAGGGCGATTTTAAGTTATTGTTGCCAAAGAGATGTAAAGTTTACTGTTGCTTCTGGGGTGTGTCTATGGGGgggattgtttttgttttgtttcctgtttatagtTTGAGGCATAAGACGCTGATGCAATGActttcttgttccttttttttaaaagagaaagcaagctaaggaataaaaaaaaagcacttcTAAGTGTGTCCTTTCTTTTGTGGGACTGTAGTCAGAAGCtgggcaggtgggggtctggccaTGTGGAGGTGGTGCTCAGCTGCTGGCTTTGCCAGGGTGGGCACTGTAACTGTTGGCACAGCTGAGCAGAAAGGCTGCATTGTTGGCACAGTAGGTAGAAGAGAGGTGGAGTGGCCTGGACCAGAGCAGTGATGGGAACCACTCTGTCCACTTCTGTTGTGAGTTGGATTTGGCCACTTCTGCCCTGTGATTCTACCTCCCACCCACTAGAAACCTCCTGTTGTGGCAGCGAGAGGCAGGGAGTCCTCCCATCTGTCCCACATTGTCCTAGGGCAAAGCAGGTGGGGTGGTGAATTCTTAGGGGGATGATATCTGGAACTTGTCCCCATGTCAGTGGTCACCACGGTTGAGTTTCAGCCACAAACATCAGAAAGTAGATCCAGTTAGAATGTGAAAAAATTGTATTTTAGCTGGAACTCAGAAGCAGATGGGCTGGGGCAGAACCTCTGACAGTGGACACAGTGGGGGTGGAAGGGCCCAGGAAGGAGGGCCTGGTGAGGCCTCCCACAGCTGACTGCAAGAGTGGGGTGTCCCAGCAGGGGGTCCAATGCTTTTAACAGTCCTCTTCAAAGAAGGGTGCAGTGCCCCCTGCTGTTCCCTGTCTCAGGTGACAGCACAGTTAGCATGGGCTGGGGGCAACTGCTTATTGAGCACTCAGTTGGGGACCACCCTGAggatgccactgcccacccctagCCAGCAGGTCTGGTAGGGGCCAGCCCCTCCATCGTTGGCTTGAGGCCACTCCCACAGGGCTAGCTGGGTCCTGCCCAGGCCAGATGGTGGGGTGGCCAGCGCTGGGCAGGTCTCAGGTATGGAAGTGGACAATGCTCTGATggagcaggggtggggcaggcagtgggTGTGGGCCAGCCATCAGCCCAGGATGGGAGCAGACCTGTCATTGGTTACTGTGGGCTTCAGCTGGACATTGGTGAAGGGGTTcctgaggagagaagaggagatgggGTTAGTGTGGGCAAGCCTGTTGCACCCCTAGAACCACCCCCTGCCCCGCAAGAGACCCTGGTCAGTGGCCCAGGCTTGGTGTTCAGAACCAATGGGCAGTGATGGCCTTTCAGAGGGATTTGGGGGGTGCTCCCATGGAAGAAGGGAGTGTGTGGGGTCCTCTCTGCACTCTCCACTCTGCCTACGGGGACATGTCACCTGGTAACCATGTGGACAGACATGGGCCACCACACAGGCCTGCCCCATACATGCCAGGGGATGGGGCCTGGCCAGCTAGACAGACTGGGGCCAGGCACATCGGCAGAGACAGGGTGGCTGGGGTGGACTCTGCCCCCTGCAGAGGGCACCTGCCTCCTAGGGGCCACACCACTCCCTGTGCATGGGGCAGGTTCCATGGATAGATGGGACACTCCAGACAAGGGAAGACAGGGATGAGATGAATGTGGGGGCCACAGCGGGGCACTCTTGGCCTCCACAGGTGCAGTGCAGGGCACGGGCTGGGGGGGGGCACAGGACGCAGGTAGCCTGCTGACAGCACAGATGGCACATGGGACATGGACAGGACCACACTTCCAGCTACAAGCATTACCTGGGGCAGGAGTCACCTCTGGCAGTGCTGGTGGAACATCTGAGGGGTGGCCACTGGGCATGTGGTCCAGCCTGCCTCAGGGGAGGGTGCTAGGGGCACCACCCTGCATGTTTCCCAAACCTAAGACTGCACTGAGCTAGGACACACTACTGGGGAGGGGCAGACCAAGACTGTCTTCTTACTTCTGggttgagccctgagtcctgtgaTGGGGACCCCATTAACATCTGGATCTgcaggctgggaggtagcacaatagaTGGGTATGTTGGAGTCTTGGTCATGGGGTCCTGAGGTCCTAAGCTTGATCCCTGGTGTCACATATGCCAGATGGATTCTCTGGATATTtttcttaatcactcactcactctaataaaataaaagcctttgAAATCTGATTACCAAATTACAGTACTGCCAAATCTGGTCACTCCTAGGGGTGTCCTTGCTTCTGATCCATGCTCCTGATCTGTGACTACATGCCACACTACTATCATACTGCTGTGATGAGGGAAGGGCACCCAGGCCCTGGCTGCCACCTGACCAGACCCTGTTCTAGACAACAGCTTTGTGTCTCTGGCTGTCCCTTTCCCACTCAGCGTCAAGGTGGCTGGTCCTGGGAGGTGGGACacggagacagaggggagagtgTGGGCCCTGCTTAGGGGTAGGAGAAGGGGCTGTGACTTCTGTATTGATCAAGCTAGAGGGCAGAATGGCCAGGGGGCAGTAGCTTGGCTTCCTGTCTTGACGCTCCCAGTCCCCTTAGGGAGGGTGGAGGGCAAGAGACCACCACTTCTACAGGGAGAAGGGCTCCCAAGAgtctctctggtctctggtcagCACTGTCCTCCCTCTAATACTGCGGTGCATACCCTAGATTCTAAGGAGAGGAGCCAGGCTCTCCAGGAACCTCCTCCTGCAATCCCCTCATAGTGTAGACCAGAGTCTTGGGGTATCAAGACCCTTGAGCATATAGCACCTTCTAGAATGTTCTGTGAAAGAACAGGAAAATGCACTGGAGACTACTCATGACCCTGGTGGGTGGAGTGTGAGAACTAAACTGACAGGACCTAACAGGATGAGGCTTCTCGCAAACCCACTGCTCTCTAGGGCAGAGGCACATAGGCATCTGTTGCTGGAGCTAGCAGTGCCAGGGTGCCTCCCGGCAGTGCACCTGGTAGGTGACTAACAAGAGCCAAGTCCACAAAGTGCAGGGCTGTGCTGGAGAAGAGTTGGTTAAAAGTCACATTGGGCTAGTCAATCTTTCACAGAGAGCAAACAGACTTGTACTGGTAGCCTCTGCCTGGCAACGTAGGTCTGAGTGGCAGGAGGCCTCTGCACTGCCCCATGGGTGGCCCTGGGACACCTGTCTTGGAGCCCCATCCTTGAGGTTTGTCTCTGTGGGTGTCTGCTGCCCACTGTCGCTCACATTCATTTCCAGCAGCTTCGTTCCCAGAGCCACCGTGATGGCGGACAATCGTCTGTGATTATTTTCTGAGTCAACTGCTTGCATACAGGGTACAGCTGCGTCGCCGTCAAGTACCATGTTCTGCGGGGAGTCCGGTGCTCTTGGATGTGCGTGGAGCCCAAGTCTTCAGGGCGAGTGCCTGCCCTTTTGGAGTTGATGTGCTGGCATTTCCAGACTCCTCAAACTGCCCAGGGGTACCCTCTCCCCCAACTGAAGGTGGGGCCAGGCTGACAGTGCATCTGGGCGATGCATTAGGGACCCCGATTTCTACCCTGTGTCACTACACCCAGACAGAAGCTGTGCTGGCCTGTGCTCCCTGGGGCAGgacaggcagctggctgccagTGTGCTCTGGTGACCACCAGCAGAGCTGCTGTGCCCCCCATGTCAGCTGGGCACTAGGCAGGGTGCTGGGGGTGAAAGACCCACTCACCTGGCCATGGTCCCCCCACATCTCTCCACAGGTGGCTCACCACCCGAGCTCATCAGAGGCAAGAGAGAAATCCAGGCTGAAGCCCTGTGTCCACAGCGGGCTGCCACAGGGGTGGGGGTCAGCGGAAGCCAGCAGCCCCATAAGCTTCCAGAGAGGAGGACAGCACCCACAGAGATATCAGGGAAAACAAAGGCCCAGAGCCCATAGCCCAGAATGGAGGTAGCTTGCAGACCCTCAGACCCCAGTCCTTTATGCCCACAGGCGAGGCCTGAGGGCGTGGCAGAGCTGGGATGTGGCTGAGCAGCGTAAGAGCAAGGGCACTTACTACTCTAGTCAGCAGCTCAGAATCGGGCCACCTCCACATCAGAGCTGCAAGGAAACACAAGACTGGTTGGTGGCAGAGTGTATGGGGGGTGTGTGCTCCCCCTGACCCCTGCCCAAGTGTTCTGGAGGCTGCTGGGTACATAGGGGTGGGGAGGCTGGAAGGAAGCACCACACCCAACtcgatgcaataaataaaacttttattcaAACAACTGCAGTACAGGGCACAATTCtgatttaaaaaaccaaaaaaaccaaaaaaaaaaaaaaccaaaaaacccaaaaggaggaaaggaaaaatattctCAGCACTTTACATCTTCACACAAGGTCTGCGGTTTGTGTGTACATTCATCCACGGGTCATGGAATCCCCTGGATTTGAGATCTCTTCGCAGAATGCCCAGGCTAGCCCCAGAGGCGCTTTTCAAAACACAGGTGTGAGTCCTGGTTTGCAAgattaggttctttttttttttttttttccttccttaagTATAAAACAGGCCTTTCTGAGTCTTGAGccacttcacacacacacttatcggCTATGGTCCTAGTCCGAGGGCAGCGCTTGCTAAATGACATCAGAAAAAGGGGGTGTCCTCGACTTGGCAGGGGCTCCCACGGTGGGGCGGGCTGGGGGGCACCCTCGCCCACTGCCCAGATTCAGGGTGTGAGAAGACAAAACCAGTAGCTGCTGAGTCCAGCGTGGCGCTTTCTAAAGTCACCGAGACATACAAAAAGATGAGAGCGTTTAGGGACAGGCGCAGGGCCTCGTGCCCAGGGCGCCCTCCCTGGGGCTAGCCTTGGACCCTGGTCCCACATGGCCAGGGCGCCCCTGCTGGCGGCCTTGTTCATCCAGCAGGTAAAGGAGTGGCTTGCAGAAGGTGTGGGGTGGGTGGTCTCGGGGCTCTTTGGAAAGTCCGTGTGTGGCCAGGTGGTGCCCATACCTGCCCCCACTCCACTGGGCAGGCCACCTTGGGGCACTGGGCAGCGGCCTCCCTCATAGGAGCAGCCAGCTTCCTCAGGAggcactggggtggggagggggccccGGGCACCCCCATCCTGTCGCGGGTGCCCCTGTGGGCAGGATAGTCAGATGCAGAATGACAGAACGTACACTGGAGTCCATGcatgtctgttttttgtttgtcagggggaaaaaaaaaaagagtccttttccccattttttttttcttttttggttttttgtttgtttgttttgtttttctttttcttcaaactTTGGGCCCAGGTGGAGCCTTCGGAAAGGGACACTGAGTCATGGacatggcaggtggggagcagaggcaagGACACCCCACCAGATGGGACACATGGGGTGAGGGGTGGCTTGTAAACTCAGGGAGCAGAGGTGGGGCAGCACCATGGACCCTGGGGTGTCAGAGTCTGGGGGTCACCAacaaaaaggcggggggggggaaggggtgggaggggCGGCGGGGGGAGAAAAGAACCCAAGAAGAGACCAGCACACGCTGAGAAGAGACCGGTGGAGACCACAGATTGGGGGTCCTCCGAGCAGTGGCTGCCTGTGGTCAGCGTCCTCACACTGTGGACACCAGCGTGCCGCTGCCACTGCAAAGCAAGCACAGGACGGCTGCggcagcaccccaggccccacccGCCCAGCCCAGGAGGAGGCAGGGCTAGGACGGTTGAGTCTAGGTAccacagatgaagagctgggccAAAAACAGTGctgggggaccccccccccccagtggtggGTCCCAGGTCCAGCTGGATATCCACTAATGGGcctgtccccacccacccacttggTGAGATCCTGCCTGTGTCCCACTCTTCTGAGGGGGGGGTCAGGCCCAAGGATCAGAATAGGCCCAGAGTGGCCCCCTCAGTCTCCTCTCCCTGGAGATTCTCCCCATCCCAGTCCCCTTGAGACTTGGGActccccctctctcacacacacaactgTTCATGGAAATCAGGATGCATCAGAGAAGTGCTTACCTGCTCACAGCCCTTGGCCCATAGTCGTCCAGGCCCTAGGAGGAAGGGGCATGGGTCAGCAAGGGTCCCGGGCACCACAAGGTGTGGGCAGGGCT of Erinaceus europaeus chromosome 14, mEriEur2.1, whole genome shotgun sequence contains these proteins:
- the AATK gene encoding serine/threonine-protein kinase LMTK1 isoform X9 — protein: MQGSPTAVPNGPDVYILPLTEVSLPMAKQPGRSVQLLKSADLGRHSLLYLEEIGHGWFGKVFLGEVNSGLSSMQVLVKELQASASVQEQMHFLEEAQAYRALKHDNLLQCLAQCAEVTPYLLVMEFCPMGDLKGYLRSCRVAESMAPDPLTLQRMACEVSCGVLHLHRHNYVHSDLALRNCLLTADLTVKVGDYGLSHSKYREDYFVTADQLWVPLRWMAPELVDEVHSNLLVAGQTKASNVWSLGVTLWELFELGTQPYPQHSDRQVLAYTVREQQLKLPRPQLSPTLSDRWYEVMQFCWLQPEQRPTAEEVHLLLTYLCTQGTSEVEEDFERRWRSMRPGGGGLESAGLALGVAGELAAASSFPLLEQFAGDGFHGDGDDVLTVTETSRGLNFEYNWETGRGAEAFPPLGAVHLQEPGALDGAPPGVVPVLSAHSPSVGSEYFIRLEEPASTAGHHQDCAGCAPRPRRGSQSPSDAGDPDDDSDGSASASLAMEPLLGRPPPSDDPWGGRYLRGSLGQPPPWPSRSPSPEAQMLQSPRAEDLDWGAVAFCPPFLEDLPSTPPTESPGGKEQRATRGSRAASHRHWTSNVSANNNSGQRSQECSEPSFSRGCVDCCPDSEQPPWASPELHHPLAMEDSRESLLRLQEVVTCLVTPPWTEDGGHGDPPELRLTEEAEGPSGPPLPLPSIPSPSQEGAPLPAEEAGAPTTLPASPTPATEPAGPQDSGSNLLELEASGSEDEDATEATPGIFTDLSSDGPQPERPSMVPALRSLQKQAGTPDSLDSLDIPSSVSSGAYESCSPSAMGTPGVQPRALDSGYDTENYESPEFVLKEAHESGELGAFGEQISEGQSPGPETQLSTLPGGLNEKNPYRDSAYFSDLDTEPELPCAPETPDPELELGSPQGPATESERISLEAGVHEEGLPLPLPREASPEPGPDPTLPPPRPPSPAQELPVVPSLGGSIFLLSPVTSAENQEAPGLLSPVALQNRIGAPSRAPLCLALPAAPEGRPKEEDNDDSDESDEELSCYNMQEPSEDSEEEAPVPVVVAERQSAHNLRSLLKMPSLLTQAFCEDLERKKKAVSFFDDVTVYLFDQESPTREAGEPLLAAKEPAPTFLAGSSGALGRPRQADNSREGCTAEGGGFPWAEDFPLLSAEKPPLATPAPPTPPAPGLFSRFTVSPAPASRFSITHVSDPDACAQRGACLHGTTASVPQSPADTSTSHRKEGVVHLLALGPAAGAEGSCKEA